The sequence below is a genomic window from Carassius gibelio isolate Cgi1373 ecotype wild population from Czech Republic chromosome A17, carGib1.2-hapl.c, whole genome shotgun sequence.
GGATTTCGGTAAGTTGTACTCTTTCTTTTAACATACCGacagatgttcattcatgtttattttgttctGTAGCTGATGTTAAAGTGGAGGAGACGATCAGTTCCTGCTGCCATTTCTACGCGAGGCGCTACAGCGATCTGTCACTCTGCATTAAACAGCACCAAAAcagcatttaatatttgaatattgttATAAATGGACAGAATTTGAAATCTAAGACTTCGTTTCATGTCAAAAGTAACAAATCACTAATTTATTGCAATTTATTGGAAGGGAGGCACACTAAAATGTTCTGTTCATTATCTGACAGGCTAGACTAAATGATTCTTGGGATTCATGAAAAAGAGAATAGAGTAAAAACGagaaatctatattttttaaccaGCCCTAATACATACTATATAGTAAACAGTTGATGTTTTGTCTAAGTAGGGAATAATTTCATGTTTCACCCCAGCTGAAGCAGAGCTAGGTTTTAATGAAGCTTTTATTGTGCCTCCTGCTGCAGGTGGAGTACAGGGAGATGGATGAGAGTCTCGCCAATCTGTCGGAGGATGAGTATTATTCAGAGGAAGAGAGGAACGCTAAAGCTGAGAAAGAAAGGAAACAGGTAATTCCTCCACCACCCCCACCAATAGAGGAGGAGAATGACAGCGAACCTGAGGAACCGTCAGGTATAGTCAGAGGTTGGACTAATCTAAATATTTGCACCTTTTacagaatttaaaaatattttgaaatactttattactttatactGTTTATGGAAGTGGAGAAAATGGTGGTAATTGTGGGTTAATGAATGTTGTGACGATTTAGGTGTTGAGGGAGCCGCCTTCCAGAGCCGCCTCCCACATGACCGTATGACATCACAGGAAGCTGCATGCTTCCCTGACATTATCGGTGGACCACAGCATACTCAGAAAGTGTTCTTGTACATCCGGAACCGAACGGTGAGTTTGCGATACATTTTGTGATATTTAAAgcatttgaatttagttttttgaaGCTGATAAACAGGAGCTAAATAGACATTGTTATTATGGTAGAAACTCTTATTAGAAGTCTTATTGGCTAATAATATACTGTTTGAggtctgtatgtttttgattaaaacttttattcagaaagcatgcattaaattgattaaaagtgacactttagggatttataatgttacaaaagttttctatttcaaataaatgttgttcttttgaccTTTCAAATCATTAAAGATGGTGAAAAAGTGTATAATGTGGTTTTCTCAAAATATCAAGCACAGCTCTTTTTTTAAACCCTGAGAATAATAACAGTTTCTTGAGCATCAGAGTAGAGAGAAAATTCAGCTTCGACATCAAAgaactgaattacattttaaaatattaaaatagaaaacagttcttttaatttgtaatatttcagaggaaatattattacaagaaGCCAAGTAGCctctgtgagcataagagacttctttcagaaacattacttactgaccccaaacgttttaATAAAACGCTAGATTGTATTCAAAGTTGGTCcaacaaaaatgtttcaaaattacAGTCAGCTGTGAAAAATGTCTTTTCTCGAATGTTCAGCTTCAACTGTGGTTGGACAACCCCAAAGTTCAGCTGACCTTTGAGGCAACTGTGCAGCAGCTAGAAGCTCCATACAACAGTGAGTCTATGTCACCTGACAATGCTCTGATTCCAAAATTGTATTGAATCTTAAGAAATGTATACACTTTACCAAATGTATAGACTTGgctgtatttgtttaaatattcatGTGTATATTTCTAATGGGTCTGTGGTGGTTCTTCTTTGCAGGTGATGCTGTCCTAGTGCACCGGATACACAGCTACCTGGAGAGACATGGGTTCATCAACTTTGGTGTCTACAAGAGAGTAAAGCCTCTGCCAAGTAATTGAGACTCGATGTTACCACAGAGCAGATCTAGAGTTATCAGTGTCAAAGCAAACAGGATGACAGCAGTACAAGGCTTTTACCACACTTGCATTTCATCTGTCTGGTGTAGAATGTATTCTATTGTATAGCATTTTCATTAATATATGACAGCTTGTTTGCAGCTGGCATTTAAACAGATAAATGCTACGAATGCAAAGACAAATGCAAAGCAGTAACACTCTGGTCTCCATTGTTGTTCAAATTGTATTCTCTTATGTTCTTGTAGCAAAGAAAACTGGAAAAGTTATAGTGATTGGAGGTGGGGTGTCAGGGCTGGCAGCAGCCAGACAGCTGCAGAGTTTTGGGATGGATGTGACTGTTCTGGAATCAAGAGTAAGTATCTGAAATCTGATAACTCTATTCAGTAGAGCTGATGAGCctgaaacaagttttttttttattttacaaacctTGATTGTTCTTTGTAGGACCGTGTGGGAGGGCGAGTGGCCACTTTCAGGAAAGGGAACTATGTAGCTGACCTGGGTGCTATGGTGGTGACTGGACTGGGTAAGACCTAGCAAATACTCATCTCTCCAGGAGGTGGCACTATTGACCATGGAAGAGAGTCACATGTTCAGGCAGCGATCTCAAAGCTTGTGCAACAGTTTGAAATGAATGTGTATGTCTTTAAGGCGGAAACCCTATGGCTGTAGTCAGCAAACAGGTCAACATGGAGCTGGCGAAAATCAAACAGAAGTGTCCACTCTATGAGGCCAACGGACAAGCTGTGAGTGATCTTGAAACATAAACAGATGCACATCATTTTAGGTTTTATACGTTAATATACATAGATCCTAAAATTCTGAtcatatatagaaatataagtatgaagtaatattttaaaatacggATAAAATGTAAAAGCTGTCACAATTGTATCTTCATGATATTGTACAGCATTCCTAAGACCTTACAATGATCAGCCGTTTCTCAGACCAGTTAACTTAATGTTGAATTAATGTGACTTCTGATTGGCATTGTTTAAAGTCAAGCACTCAGACTCTAATTAGAGAAAAGAACAATCTAAtggtatttttctctctctctctctctctctctctctctctctgcccccaCTCAACCTCCAAACATTTTCTCTTTGCTACATCCCATCTTTCACTCCATTTTTCATTTCTTAAACGGATGGATTGCCCTGGATATACAGGGAGAACGCTGCACGAGTGTAAGTATTTCTGTTTATAATCAACATATTTAAATAGAGGAATTATATAGGACTTATTTACACACTCAGCAACACCCAAtgataactgcatattcagcacaCGTTTATGAGTTATGAACACCTTCTTGTTCAGTATAGTTTGCTACCCAAAAACTTGATGAAAATGAACATCTGGCATATGTACGCATTGCATATTAATACTGTAACAATGTATATGTGGATAAATTATCATCCATAATATGAAGTTACATGGTTGTTACTCTGCTAAAGGTCCCTAAAGAGAAGGATGAGATGGTAGAGCAAGAGTTCAATCGTCTGTTAGAGGCAACATCATACCTCAGCCACCAGCTCGACTTCAACTTTCTCAACAACAAACCTGTGTCTCTGGGACAAGCACTGGAAGTAGTGATACAGTGAGTGAGCGCCGTTTATTTGCTTCATATTATGAGATGAAGCATCAGAAGAAAAGTAGTAAGATGATAGCATGGCTTTGACATGTCGCTCATCTGTGTTCAGGCTGCAGGAGAAACATGTGAAAGATGAGCAGATTGAACACTGGAAGAAGATTGTGAAGACTCAAGAGGAGCTTAAGGACCTTCTGAACAAGGTAATACATGCCTGTACAATTCCCTTAGTTGCAGCATGCTCCTCACACAAAATGAATTTGATTGTGCCTGCTCTTGTTCAGTTGGTGGCTACTAAGGAGAAAGTTAAGGAGCTGCATCAGCAGTATAAAGAGGCCAGTGAGGTAAAGCCACCCAGAGACATCACAGCTGAGTTCCTGGTGAAGAGCAAACACCGAGACCTCACAGCACTCTGCAAGGTAGGAGACTGAACTCCCCACATTAACCAAATCCTCATGACCTCACCCCACACTGACCATATAAACATTGTGCACgcttacacaaataaaaaaaaaactaaacatgttACTGACAAATTCAGTTTGTTGCAAAAGATTCTGGCTTGGTTAATTTTCCCAATCCCATTCCAGTGGCCAAAAAATGTTAAACATGGGTTGTGAACATTGTATTTCTGTCCCTTAAAGCCTATCCCTTTTTTCAAATTAAACCTGAAGTCTAATCAAACTGTCCtagaagccgactgactcaccaAAAAATGCTAATCGCACGTTCAGCAGCCAAGCATCTCCTCTGCTAGCGACTGCCGACAGCTCTGGATCCATCATGCTCAATCTTAATATCTTTTTACTGCACAGCCGTGTTTTCCAGCCATGCCAAACACCTCTGCGCTTGGTAATGGAGCATAATACCATTTCAGCCTGCTGTTTTAGTTGGCTTGTTTTAGTACTTTTTCCCAAACCACAGTCTAAGACGGTCGTCCTCTCTTTAGCACCAACAGAGCCAAAAGTTAAATTCCTAACTTAAACAGTCTACACTGGTGAGTTTTTAGCATGTTAATTCACATAATCACTCTCAATTGTAGCCCATTAGAGCTGTTCAAACCTTTTACGGTTGAAACATGAATTTCGACGCCTGCTTGCTTCCttttaaaatgcatacttttagtGCACGACTCTCGTCTAGATGTAGCCTTAAGCCTTAGCTTTCTGATATGCAAAAATTAAAACTTCATATACTCTATttcatatacacaaaaataattctgatgGAAATGTTAGCTTTTACAAATCAATATGTTTagacactactggtcaaaagtttggggtgattTCTTGCAGACTGTAACAGATTGACACACAGACAAACTATAGCAGGATATTTCAGAGTTGTGTGATGCGGTTTAGGGGGGAGGGTTTTCTTTAAATAGTCCTGTGCTGGTTAGATGGGTACACGGCTGGCCCGCTTGAAGGGGGATGACTCTGCCCTCTGGGATGAAACCACTGCTGATCTCAGCCACTCGGCAGTGAGCTTCCACATCCGAAAACCTCACACTCAGGTGCTGAGGAGAGAGGACGGTCTTATTTTGAACTCTTCCGTGTTCACTGTTAAGAATAAACTTCTGGTCAAACCTATTTTGTGACAAatgtacatttctttattttttaactgaGTAAAAACTGCATTTAATTGTCACATAGGCTTTAAATTCACTATTATTATCTGCATTGTGTCAGACATTGGCCACCGTGCTCTCTAGATACTGGTATCcccatctttcatttaaaaacccACGTGTGCTGACTGTGATCGTGTCTTTGGGCCGCAGGAGTATGATGAGCTGGTGGAGATGCAGGTCAAATTAGAGGAGAGACTGCAAGAGCTGGAGGCCAACCCACCCAGGTAATCACACACAACCCATGCAAGTAAACAGTCCCACTGAGGTCACATTAACACACCTGTCCGTCCTTCCAAACGGAGTCCAAATAATGTCATCCTGGATCTCTTTTTCAGTGATGTTTATCTGTCTTCGAGAGACCGACAGATTCTTGACTGGCACTTTGCAAACCTTGAGTTTGCCAACGCTACACCTCTTTCAACACTCTCACTCAAACACTGGGATCAGGTACTGCACCTTTCACGTCTGAATTGTGTTTGTGTAACTCTACTTGTAGAGAATGGTGCTCACTATGCAAATGTCATTCCCAGTCaaatacacaaagaaagaaaacaaagcttGCTTCTGCAGTCAGTCCCTTTCTTTCTGTGTGTGAGCAGGACGATGATTTTGAGTTCACGGGCAGTCACCTAACGGTGCGGAACGGATACTCATGCGTTCCAGTGGCACTCGCAGAGGGTTTGGATATCAAACTCAACACTGCAGTGAGACAAGTCCGATACACATCATCTGGTGAGTCCGTCAGTCAGTCCAGCTCCTGCTGTTTTGGTGTGTTTGTGTATCTACATTTATGACCATCATTTCCTCCCCGTCTCAGGTTGTGAGGTGATTGCGGTGAATACCCGCTCCACTACCCAGACGTTCATTTATAAGTGTGATGCCGTGTTATGTACTCTTCCTTTGGGAGTGCTGAAGCAGCAGCCGCCAGCCGTGCAGTTTGTGCCTCCCCTGCCAGAATGGAAGACGGCTGCCGTCCAGAGAATGGGCTTTGGGAACCTCAACAAGGTGTGGATAATTTCAGTTTATTCCTTCGCAGACGGGAGGGTGTTGATGTAATGACAATGCTGGTCTTTATCAGCATGGGacattttatatgtgtatatCAAACAAATCCACTTTGGCTAATAAAGAGTGAAGCTTAGGATGGGCTGGTTAGGTCAGATCATATTTAATATGATAGATACAGGCGTGTGTGCAATGAGTCTTTAACGAATTTACCCCTACACATAGTGAGTGTCCAGGAtgcatcatcctcctcctctgctctctctctctctcctcacttcCTCAGCTGCAGCAGAAAAATACTGCAGTATTATGCAATTGTCCTGCACCATTTCTCAGTTTTTGTCACAAGAGGGCACAGTGTGGTACCGGATTCATGCACAGTGCTGTTGTATCAGATACAGCTGTCTGAATACACTACAGGATGGGCAAAAAAGTGactttttttccaaaaatccactgttccacagaataaactCACCAGCTGCTCTTAAAAAGGCCCATTCTGTCCTAATCTTTGTTGTCCTTGTTCTAGGTTGTGTTGTGTTTTGATCGAGTATTCTGGGACCCCAGTGTTAACCTCTTCGGACATGTGGGAAGTACTACAGCCAGTCGAGGGGAACTGTTTCTCTTCTGGAATCTCTACAAAggtaagcatccttcagtttagGGATGTTTCAGTATTAAACATATGGCTATTAAGTTAATTATTTTGATGTTATGgaggataataaaaaataaataataaaaaaaacatccattCAATAATCATTATGAGATCTGCTGAAGACTACATCTTACCCTTCTATTCAACTATTTGTGTACTTAAGCGCAAAGTGatggtggtttaaaaaaaataggcAGAAATGAGCCTTTGAATCTGATCTTTTGTGTCTTCTCAGCTCCCATATTGCTGGCTCTGATGGCGGGAGAGGCTGCAGGCATTATGGAGAATATCAGCGATGATGTCATCGTGGGCCGTTGTTTAGCAATCCTCAAGGGCATCTTTGGAAGCAGTGCAGTACCTCAGGTGAGCTCGGATGTGCTAGAGAAACTTATTTAAGTTGTGGTTCCGCACTGTGCAACCAAAAAGCTTTTGTGAACCGAGAGGAAACGTCAAACTTAAATGTAATGAAAAGAGTTTAATTCTCTACTAAATCACACACTGAGACTCTGGGGCTCATTCCTGTAGTATGAAGCATCTGGGTCTGTTCCAACAACAACGAACTGACTGTGTGTTCTGTTTCTGTCGACTTGGCAGCCAAAGGAGACGGTGGTGAGTCGCTGGCGTGCCGACCCTTGGGCTCGTGGGTCTTACTCGTATGTAGCGGCCGGTTCATCTGGTAATGACTACGATCTCATGGCCCAGCCCATCACACCTGGTCCTGCCATCCCCGGAGCCTCACAGGTGAGCGTCACACCTTATTGCTCATTTCCTTTAAGATGCTTGTGTCACCAGAAGCAGACGTTATGCTGATTGTGTGCATTTTGCAGCCTGTTCCACGTCTGTTCTTCGCGGGTGAACACACAATCAGAAACTATCCTGCAACGGTCCATGGCGCTTTGCTGAGCGGGCTGAGGGAGGCAGGAAGGATCGCTGATCAGTTTCTGGGAGCCATGTACACTATGCCACGCCAAGCCACTGCCAATCCAAACCCACAGCCTTCCCCCAGCAACCAATAAACGTCTAAACCCACACATGATGTGCAAATAGAGAGAATGTGAGTTGGGGATATTCAGTGAAAGAATGCCTTGTTAGATAAAGAGCAGGCGGGTAAAGTAAGGACACCGGGTGACTCCTTAGACTGGGAATGTGTGTGTTCATGGGAGAGTATGTCTGCATGTAAGAACATGCCTTTAGGGAAATAATTCACTAATCTGGGATCTGGAGATTTAAAACAACCCTTCACTCATTTGCTTTCTGCTGCAGCAGCTTTATTGGCTAACGTTCAAGTCATCTAAAAGGACAGGTGGATGGTTCCAGAAGAATTCCCAGGTTATGTCGGAATTTACCTGGAATGGTTTGTTCCCCGCAGAGGCACATATAAGGACAAGGACTGTTATTCACACACAACGCAACTCATGCAAAATCTTCGATCACAAAGTATCAGATGTTTCATGGCAGAGCATTAAAATTTCAATTCTAAAAAACGGATAGGATATGGTTATGGATGCATTAGTTGAAAGCCAACTGCCTACCCAAATccattcctttttattttttcagaataaaaaaaagaaaatcaaatgtcatgacttttctATGTAGCTTGAAGGTTTTTGTTAGGAAAAATTGCAGCTTAGCTGAAATTCACTTTGTGTTGCTAATAGGTCTGTTCCTGTTAAAATAGAATATCAGTTCTAGCTTTGTATCTTTTTTGAGCAGCTCATGGTTTTCTtaagttttattatttgtttaattatcattgcaatctttttttatatttgttttttcttttcctttttgtagtaaaaataaatatgaaatctgCTTCATACCCCCTGCCTTCTGGTAGTTTATGGAtcattttatgtacattttcaCATTCTCCTTTAAAACCTTTTGAGAACTTCCTGTTCTTTTCCATTCATCAGTGCTATTTATCACATCAAGTTTGCCTGCTTAGGTCTGTTTCAGACATCACGCTCTCTCACTGTTGCAGCCGTAAGTCAAGTTAAAGTTGTCATATAATAGATGTTCCTAATCTTATTGTGAACCATTCATCTATGCATGCTTCAGgttttacaatttttaatcaaaaagTCATAACTCGATCTTCCAGTGAAATGATAGCTTTCTCTCTGCGGTCATACGCTGGACAActccaatcatttagtctgcTTAAACCACGATCACATGCTCTTCCTCAAGCATGCATTCAGATCTGCCCCCATCCAATCAACAATGAATAGAAGCAAGGTCCCAgcccacatttttttattatttttgataatcCATTCTCTAGGTGGTGTGTCAAAATATGCAACAAATGACCTATTGCTACTTCCATTGCATCATAAcattaagtaataaaaaatatatatcccgACCacgcattactttttttttttttttcttcaggtgcATTCTGAATTTATTTTGCAGGTGAAATAGAGTACGGTAATTTCTGTAGGAATCAGATTTTGTAATGGGTCACAACTTTATTTACGTCTTGATGTTTTTATATGCAATTGTGTTTGGAGTGAACTgccgtttttatttaattattttttattttttacttaatatgTTGGTCAGGCACTTTTAAGTTTCTTAAGCCTCTTTTCATGGTctcatttttttctcttcttttggtTGTGGCCATTTCCTTCCCATTTTTGTCTGCTTCGCTTTTTTATTCTTAGTTTAGCCAGTCTCTTCCCGTGTCATGCTGTCCAGAGGCTTTCTTGGCCACTCTCTCCCGCTCTCTGTTCTTGCTATAACCCCTCCAGGCCTCTGGCCACAGCCCCAGTTTGTGTGGTGTGGGCCCTGGCAgctgcactgcattgtgggagTCTGAGGGACCTTCGCTGATATTGGCCCCAGCAGTTTGGTACATGATTAGAGCCCTGAGCAGCCTGCACCACGATGCCACAACCATACTTTAATTCATAATCCTGCAGTTGTCCAGTGGTTTTGATAATGTGAGTACATTCGGTTCACTGACCGCAGAGCCAAATCGCCATCAAATCACGTTTATTAGATATTATGGTATTttgtggatgctttaatgttgaaCTGTTAACTGCAGACAACTTCAAGACCAGTTCCTCTAGATTTATTGACTTTCCTAGAGCCACAACATTAGCCGGTAGCAGGAAATGATACACGAGCTACACCTCCTCAGGACAGACTCTGTAGTCTGATTGCATAATATTAAAATTGATTTGATCTCCTCCACAATCCAACTTGTATTTTTACACCTTTGACGTGCTGTAATATTCTCAAAGACAGCTGGATGCCTTCTTTGACTGTGTCTCTTCTTGACTGGTTTTTGAAGCGTGGGCTTTGCAGTAACGGGTACATGAGCGTGTCAGAACTCAAACCTGACTCATCCTGTTCACAGACAGATGTTACTCTTAATCACCCACACACTACAATTTCACAATGTGCCCTTCAAcacagaacccccccccccccccccccccaccccacacacacacaccctgcagcTCGGAGTGCAGAAATATACTTCTCTACAATCTACTAAATGCTCATATGTACACACAGACACTCATACAGCACCTCCACACACAGATAGGCCGTCTAACGTTTCAGTTTTAAATCACCTAGTCAGTTTCATGTTATCGCTccattaaaatgcttttaaaactcTGTGTTCTTCTGTAATGCTGATAAATGTTCTACACTGGAAGAAACTTCACTGTCTAGACTTTTCCAAATTATCCATTTGGAAA
It includes:
- the LOC127933332 gene encoding lysine-specific histone demethylase 1A-like isoform X3; its protein translation is MLSNKKLDPGSSSSSGGNGGDRALETLSAPQAGPAGPSGPGSADVKKKERSSPSGEPGGPPLLHPPGPGGVDQDSAEGRRTSRRKRAKQVEYREMDESLANLSEDEYYSEEERNAKAEKERKQVIPPPPPPIEEENDSEPEEPSGVEGAAFQSRLPHDRMTSQEAACFPDIIGGPQHTQKVFLYIRNRTLQLWLDNPKVQLTFEATVQQLEAPYNSDAVLVHRIHSYLERHGFINFGVYKRVKPLPTKKTGKVIVIGGGVSGLAAARQLQSFGMDVTVLESRDRVGGRVATFRKGNYVADLGAMVVTGLGGNPMAVVSKQVNMELAKIKQKCPLYEANGQAGERCTSVPKEKDEMVEQEFNRLLEATSYLSHQLDFNFLNNKPVSLGQALEVVIQLQEKHVKDEQIEHWKKIVKTQEELKDLLNKLVATKEKVKELHQQYKEASEVKPPRDITAEFLVKSKHRDLTALCKEYDELVEMQVKLEERLQELEANPPSDVYLSSRDRQILDWHFANLEFANATPLSTLSLKHWDQDDDFEFTGSHLTVRNGYSCVPVALAEGLDIKLNTAVRQVRYTSSGCEVIAVNTRSTTQTFIYKCDAVLCTLPLGVLKQQPPAVQFVPPLPEWKTAAVQRMGFGNLNKVVLCFDRVFWDPSVNLFGHVGSTTASRGELFLFWNLYKAPILLALMAGEAAGIMENISDDVIVGRCLAILKGIFGSSAVPQPKETVVSRWRADPWARGSYSYVAAGSSGNDYDLMAQPITPGPAIPGASQPVPRLFFAGEHTIRNYPATVHGALLSGLREAGRIADQFLGAMYTMPRQATANPNPQPSPSNQ
- the LOC127933332 gene encoding lysine-specific histone demethylase 1A-like isoform X2, encoding MLSNKKLDPGSSSSSGGNGGDRALETLSAPQAGPAGPSGPGSADVKKKERSSPSGEPGGPPLLHPPGPGGVDQDSAEGRRTSRRKRAKVEYREMDESLANLSEDEYYSEEERNAKAEKERKQVIPPPPPPIEEENDSEPEEPSGIVRGVEGAAFQSRLPHDRMTSQEAACFPDIIGGPQHTQKVFLYIRNRTLQLWLDNPKVQLTFEATVQQLEAPYNSDAVLVHRIHSYLERHGFINFGVYKRVKPLPTKKTGKVIVIGGGVSGLAAARQLQSFGMDVTVLESRDRVGGRVATFRKGNYVADLGAMVVTGLGGNPMAVVSKQVNMELAKIKQKCPLYEANGQAGERCTSVPKEKDEMVEQEFNRLLEATSYLSHQLDFNFLNNKPVSLGQALEVVIQLQEKHVKDEQIEHWKKIVKTQEELKDLLNKLVATKEKVKELHQQYKEASEVKPPRDITAEFLVKSKHRDLTALCKEYDELVEMQVKLEERLQELEANPPSDVYLSSRDRQILDWHFANLEFANATPLSTLSLKHWDQDDDFEFTGSHLTVRNGYSCVPVALAEGLDIKLNTAVRQVRYTSSGCEVIAVNTRSTTQTFIYKCDAVLCTLPLGVLKQQPPAVQFVPPLPEWKTAAVQRMGFGNLNKVVLCFDRVFWDPSVNLFGHVGSTTASRGELFLFWNLYKAPILLALMAGEAAGIMENISDDVIVGRCLAILKGIFGSSAVPQPKETVVSRWRADPWARGSYSYVAAGSSGNDYDLMAQPITPGPAIPGASQPVPRLFFAGEHTIRNYPATVHGALLSGLREAGRIADQFLGAMYTMPRQATANPNPQPSPSNQ
- the LOC127933332 gene encoding lysine-specific histone demethylase 1A-like isoform X4 translates to MLSNKKLDPGSSSSSGGNGGDRALETLSAPQAGPAGPSGPGSADVKKKERSSPSGEPGGPPLLHPPGPGGVDQDSAEGRRTSRRKRAKVEYREMDESLANLSEDEYYSEEERNAKAEKERKQVIPPPPPPIEEENDSEPEEPSGVEGAAFQSRLPHDRMTSQEAACFPDIIGGPQHTQKVFLYIRNRTLQLWLDNPKVQLTFEATVQQLEAPYNSDAVLVHRIHSYLERHGFINFGVYKRVKPLPTKKTGKVIVIGGGVSGLAAARQLQSFGMDVTVLESRDRVGGRVATFRKGNYVADLGAMVVTGLGGNPMAVVSKQVNMELAKIKQKCPLYEANGQAGERCTSVPKEKDEMVEQEFNRLLEATSYLSHQLDFNFLNNKPVSLGQALEVVIQLQEKHVKDEQIEHWKKIVKTQEELKDLLNKLVATKEKVKELHQQYKEASEVKPPRDITAEFLVKSKHRDLTALCKEYDELVEMQVKLEERLQELEANPPSDVYLSSRDRQILDWHFANLEFANATPLSTLSLKHWDQDDDFEFTGSHLTVRNGYSCVPVALAEGLDIKLNTAVRQVRYTSSGCEVIAVNTRSTTQTFIYKCDAVLCTLPLGVLKQQPPAVQFVPPLPEWKTAAVQRMGFGNLNKVVLCFDRVFWDPSVNLFGHVGSTTASRGELFLFWNLYKAPILLALMAGEAAGIMENISDDVIVGRCLAILKGIFGSSAVPQPKETVVSRWRADPWARGSYSYVAAGSSGNDYDLMAQPITPGPAIPGASQPVPRLFFAGEHTIRNYPATVHGALLSGLREAGRIADQFLGAMYTMPRQATANPNPQPSPSNQ
- the LOC127933332 gene encoding lysine-specific histone demethylase 1A-like isoform X1, whose amino-acid sequence is MLSNKKLDPGSSSSSGGNGGDRALETLSAPQAGPAGPSGPGSADVKKKERSSPSGEPGGPPLLHPPGPGGVDQDSAEGRRTSRRKRAKQVEYREMDESLANLSEDEYYSEEERNAKAEKERKQVIPPPPPPIEEENDSEPEEPSGIVRGVEGAAFQSRLPHDRMTSQEAACFPDIIGGPQHTQKVFLYIRNRTLQLWLDNPKVQLTFEATVQQLEAPYNSDAVLVHRIHSYLERHGFINFGVYKRVKPLPTKKTGKVIVIGGGVSGLAAARQLQSFGMDVTVLESRDRVGGRVATFRKGNYVADLGAMVVTGLGGNPMAVVSKQVNMELAKIKQKCPLYEANGQAGERCTSVPKEKDEMVEQEFNRLLEATSYLSHQLDFNFLNNKPVSLGQALEVVIQLQEKHVKDEQIEHWKKIVKTQEELKDLLNKLVATKEKVKELHQQYKEASEVKPPRDITAEFLVKSKHRDLTALCKEYDELVEMQVKLEERLQELEANPPSDVYLSSRDRQILDWHFANLEFANATPLSTLSLKHWDQDDDFEFTGSHLTVRNGYSCVPVALAEGLDIKLNTAVRQVRYTSSGCEVIAVNTRSTTQTFIYKCDAVLCTLPLGVLKQQPPAVQFVPPLPEWKTAAVQRMGFGNLNKVVLCFDRVFWDPSVNLFGHVGSTTASRGELFLFWNLYKAPILLALMAGEAAGIMENISDDVIVGRCLAILKGIFGSSAVPQPKETVVSRWRADPWARGSYSYVAAGSSGNDYDLMAQPITPGPAIPGASQPVPRLFFAGEHTIRNYPATVHGALLSGLREAGRIADQFLGAMYTMPRQATANPNPQPSPSNQ